TTCCGCCTGCAAAGGTATAAAGGCAGGTTCTCTACCCACTAAAGCATAATACAGATTCTGAAGGTCATGCATAGTGTTTTCTTCTCTCAGGATTAAGCAATGTGCTTGACTATGAACAGAGGTAGCTTCTTAAAAGATCATGTTTTTGCGAGGTCCGCAACTTTACAATTGCCGATTCTTTTATTTGACGGACCCGCTCACCACTTAAACAAAATTTCTCACCGATCTCATCTAAACTCATAGCTTCTAATAGCCCAATTCCATAATAATCACAAATCACTTCACGTTGCCTGACGGTTAATACCTGCAGTACGCGCATTACCTCTATTCGTAGCGATTCTACTTGAAATAATTCCTTCTCAATATTCTCTGTATCCTCATTGGCTATTGTATCTGCTAAACAAGTTTCTTCGGCTTCTGAAAGCGGCGCATCCAGACTTATATGCCGACTTGAACCATTTAGTGCAACAGATACTTCAGCAATATCAATTTGCATTTCTTCAGCTATTTCGGCTGAAGATGGTTCCCTTTCCAGCGTTTGATAAAGGGAAAGCGAAACTTTTTGAATGCGGTTCTGTTGCAGTGCCCTATTTGAAGGCAGCCTGATCATTCTGGCATGTTCAATTATAGACTGCAGAATGCTCTGTCTCACCCACCAAACTGCGTAAGAGATAAACTTAAACCCTCGCGTTACATCGAATTGCCGGGCAGCCCTGATCAATCCCACATTGCCTTCATGTACCAAATCAGGAAGTGAAAAACCCATATGTTGGTATTGTTTTGCTACCGATACCACAAACCGCAAATTGGCTTTGATCAAAGCATCGACGGCCTGTTGATCTCCTTGTTGTATTAAAGAAGCTAAGCGCACTTCTTCATCAAGCGAAATCAATTCCAGCTTGCCTATTTCTTGCAAGTATCTTTCGAAACTCCGTGCTTCACGATTGGTAATCGATTGGCTAATCTTTAACTGTCGCATAGTGAATAAATATCTTAAGCAGTTTAATTAGTTAACGCTTGAAGAAAAAAATATAAGAGCCCTATTAAATAGAGCTCTTAGAAATCCCACAAGCATATACATTACCAGCGGCTCTTGTTATATGAGCTACTGTCGTCTCTGAAATTATTACTTCGCTCAGGTCTTTCTTCTCTAGGCCTGGCCTCTACTACGCTTATTGCACTTCCGTCTACGATGCCATTATTTAATTCCGTAATAGCATTTCCGGCTTCTTGTTTATCCGGCATTTCTACAAATCCGAATCCCCTTGATTTACCTGTAAACCGGTCCAAGATTACTTTGGCAGATTCTACCTGGCCATAACTACTAAAAGCACTTTTTAAAGCCTCATCAGTTGTATTGAGACTCAAATTGGAAACATAAAGGTTCATACTAAAATTTTAATGATAAGAAAAATTGAGTAAGGCAAGAGGCTAGACTGATAAAAATGCAGGTTGCTAGTGCTGTATGATTAGGAGAATACTACTGCAAGGCTCAATAGATTCCCTCAAGATACCACTATTAAATAACAAAACGGAAAATGCTTTCTATTTAATTAATAATCTTGTAAGCCAGTCAGCTTATTGCAAAATCTTAACGTAATGGCTTAATGATTGAGCATACCTTAGAAAGAAGAACTATTTCATCAGTACCATTCAAGTACACTTCTTTTCTGCAATTTGAAATTAATATCATTAACATTCTGACATGAACATCTATGTATATAATATTCCGATCCATTTAAGCAATAAAGAATTGGAAAGCCTGTTTTCATCATACGGAGAAGTATTGTCTGTAGAAATTGAAAAAAATAAAGAAACCAGTCTGTCGCTTTGTATAGCATATGTGCATATGCCCATAGAAACACAAGCCCAGCGAGCTATCGTTGCATTAAATGGAATGGAACTTTATGGCAGAAAGATCATTGTACAGCAAGAAGGTGGCTCAAATTACCTTCAAACATTTACGTAGGCAGTTTTCAGGCCATGATCCAAATCCTTAACTTATCAAGTACAGCAGCTATTAACCGATTGTTTATCCCTACCTATTATAACTATTCAGATCGTCATTGCCGGCTTCATTTGTTCATTAATCAACTTCTTTTGGGGGGATTTTGTTGTTGTGGAGGAATATTACCTCCTATTTGTTGTTTTACTGTATAACAAAGTTCATCCATTAACTCTTGGTTATTGGTGTTGCCAAAACAATGTCTGCCTTCTTCTATAAATTGTAAATGGCTTGGTGGCTCATTTATGGGCGCACCACCATATCTGGTCAAGTGAGCTTTATAGAGTTGCCCGCTACCCTTATCTACTATATAGTAGGCTAATGCACCCTTATACATCACTACTGCGCTAATTTCCATACTTGCATTTACTGAATAAGATACAATGATGGTGCCCATTAATAATTGACTCCGGTAATGCTGAAATTGCAATAATTAATAGGTCCATAACAAATTATGGGTAATTCTAGTATCTATATTGACCTTACTGGGCAATCCTTTACCGGTAAAGGACTACTTCAAGCATTTTTCGTTGTCCGTTGAGCGAACGGTTTAGGTCTCTTCACGCCACATTACAATTTTAAAGTGATGCTTTCTTTATTTAACCGCAAAAACAGTTTAAACAGATTGGCCGTAATTGAAAGGAAAATATATAGGCAGGCAACTAAGCATTTAATGAAATAAAATTTTTCAGGTGAGATGCTTAGCTATCTCAGATTTATTTATCGATGCAAAATTTACTAACGCTTATCCAGCAAGGCCTTCAGTGCAACAGGTTCAAGAGAGGTATCAAAACAGAAATTGCATTATCTAAGAACCTATGATACAAAAAACATCCAATCAGAGTTATTTACTATTCAATACCCACGAGGGATTCGACTCCCGCTCTGCACACTAACATTACACAGGAACACTATAACTCCGGAGTAACAATCTAATGACTTTACAATTTATCAGAAGACCCGAAAAACAAACGTAAGACAACAATTAATCATAACAGATTCAATACAATAATTCTCAAATAATATGCAATATGAACGTCTATTGTATTTATCAATAGTTCAATAGGCCAGCTGCATATTATATACTGTATTGGCGAGCACCCTCCATTAAATTTACTGTTACGAATAATAAATAGTGGATATCCATTTTACAAGCGTACCTTACACTATTAGACAGAAGAACCTAAGTATCAATTTAACTCCTCTCGTTCCATTCTTACATCTTCTTCCAGCTTTATTCACTTTTAAATGATTGTATGAAAAAGAATCTCATTCTGATGAGCTTTCTTGCCCTGTCAATCTTCGCATTTGGACAAGCTCAAGAAAGCATTACACCGCAACACAAAGAAAAAATAACAAGCACGGATGCAGTAAAAATCACCCTCCCTTATTCCCCGGAAGTAGTGGTTAAAGCACTCAACAACTTCGTTCTTATAACTGGAAGAGCTGAAGCAATAAAAGCAAAAGGCTTTAACTTATCAGAGGACATGCGGTTAGTAAATAATAACATAAACGGCGTTGATATGCACTTCTTTGTTACTCTTAAAGAATCCGACAATCCGAATGTAACTGACCTGTATTTGAACCTGGCTTCTTCAACAACCAATAATGAAGACAATGGTGTAGTATCTTACTTTGATATGAAAGAAGCAAAAGATTACCTAGACAATTTGGAAATTGCCATTACGCACTTCGCAACCGATTTGCAATTGCAACTCCAAAATAAAAACCTATCAAAGTCTAAAGCTGCAACTGTACGGTTAAATGGAGAAGCTGATAAGTTAAATAAGAAACAGCAAAGCCTGCAACAGGCCATCAATAGAGAATACGATTCGAAAAAATATGATCGACTTACCAAAAGAATACATGTCGTCAATCAAAAAGTTGATAAAAATATCATCAATCAGTCCAACCAAAGAGCTGAAACCTTTAAACAAAGTATTGCTTTAGCCATATTGATAAATCGGATAAAAGCATAATCTTTTTCCTTCTGAAACCTATTATACACAAGCTTAAAATTAATTCCAATGACAAAGGTTACAGAAGTAAACTTGGATGAAGAAACTATACGCCAGGTAGGTTTACAACAAACAGACAAACCCATTAATGCACAAATAGCCCCAGATGCCAGGGTCTTCAGCTATCCTTTTTTAGAGGAAGTCTATATTATGGAAAGTGATCTTTATGGCAATACAATGCCTAAGGGTTCCTGCTTCCTGGCTTTTAATGGAAAGCATGGTTTAATAGGAAAACACTTAAAGGTGGAAACGCTTAAAAATGCCAGCGTAGAAGAGATCAAAAAAATGATTGAAGCCAACTCCGAAGGATAAAAACCTGGCAATTGATAAGAAGAAGGCAGTCATAAAAAATGACCTGCAGGCATAGTAGTAAATGCACAAAAAATTATTATGGCAACACTTAACCGCATACTTGTTTTGAATACCCTTATTAAGCATGAAACACTCACTTTGACAGATATTGGCAAAGAAGAAAACCTAGGCATGATTCCGAACAAGCAACACCTCCAGTTTATATTAGAGGAACTGGGTGAAAGTGGATATATACAGAAGCTTAATGGAGCTATGGTATCTACATACACAATAACTGATAAGGGAATTGCAGAAGGTGAAAGATTAAAAGAAGTATAAATGATCTCAGAATCCATATCGTACCACCCGTAGGTAGCATTAAAACAAAAGCACACATCTCACACAGCTCACTATACCGGAAACTGTTCAGTATAATTTGACCATTTTCAGAAGTAGTTGCAAAAATGCAGACCATTCGAACAACCCTGCTCTATAAATAACATATAATCCTGGCAAAATAAAAAAATAGCAGGGCCCCTGTTAAAGATCAACTTTGCCTGAATAAAAATCATACATAAAGCGACTGAGGGCATTCTCTATAAATAATAAATTTAGTTACAAATTATTCAAGGCATCAACGCTGGAAGACCGTTCTTGTTATTTAGTATTCTTTACAATTTCTTCAGAAAGGGAAGCTTTTGTATTTCTTCGCCCCGAAAGTAACCCTCCGTATTTTGTGGGTACCTCATCGCCCAATAATTTACCAAAAGGGCGGAGCCCTTCTACACGATCACAAATAATTTTAACTATGGCAATAAAGGGAATTGACAAAAACATTCCAGCAATCCCCCACAATGCACCCCCCAGCAAAACAATCAGAATAGAAACTAAGGCATTGATTTGCACTTTGGATGATACAATTTTGGGGACCAGGAAATTGTTATCAACAAACTGTATTGCGACGTAGGCTATAATGATGCCGAGTTGCGTTGAGTATCCTTCCTTTGTAACTGTTGCCATGAGAACAGGCAGTGCTATGGCAATAATTCCTCCGATATAAGGCAGCATATTGAGCAAGGCTCCAAGCAGGCCAAGCAGAATGGCATACTCTACACCAAGAATAAGAAGGGCAGTTGAATTCAGGGTTGCCACAATCAGCGCTTCGATAAGCAAACCAACCATATAACTCTGTATAGCCGATTTGGTTTGCCTGAGAATATCAGCTACCTGCCCTGAGTTTTTTTCTGCAAATGATTCGTATATAAAATTCAGGATAAGCGTTTTGTAATATAACAGAAGAAAAACATATACAGGCAATATGAAAACAAGCAGCAAGGTGGTAAGGGCAGAACCCAGTGTTTGGCCAACAAGCCCGTTACTGCTGCTGAATGCTTCGTTAACTAGTTGCACCTGTCGGGCAAGGGAAATGCCAAAAGTTGTTTGCACCCAAGCCTGGAAATGCACCAACAATTCGAAGAGTTTGTTTTTAAGGATAGGCAGTTTTTCACTGAAGCCAATTATTTGGGAAGAAATAAAATACATAATTCCCCCAAACACAAGAAAAGCTATCAGCATGGAAAAAATAATGGCAAAGATTTTTCCTATACCCTTTCTTTGAAAATAATTAGCCAAGGGGTTGAGCAAAATGGCAATAATCAGCGCAAAAGAAAAAGGCACAAGTATTCCTCTTAGGGAAGCCATCGCATATACCAGCAGTATAATCCCGAAAAGGATAATAGTGCTTTTAAAATAAAAAGGGAATTGCCTGATTTCCATATTTAAACAATAATGTTTTCAAGTAAATCTATCATTTCATGCTGAGGCCATTTGTATCAGCCTGCCAACTTTTGCTTTCCTATCTATTAATCTAACAGGAGCAATCAAGTAAGATCTTCATATATACTTAGTGGCGTGATAAACTACTGATAATTCCAGGGCTTATCAAGCAAATCCAGCACTTCTACTCTTGATAGTGTATCTTTTAGAAATACTAAAAGATAGGTTGACCGCATATCATCTGCAACATCTTTTGTTGCCTGAATTATTCAATTAAATCCAAATCAATTATATAGTTGGCAAGTATCCCATTGCGTCATACCCAATGTTTAATCGATTGCATACTATTCTCATAATAACTTATATTCTAAAGTTACCACATATAGTATAGGCCCCGGTATTATTCTTTAACTGCACATACATAGAAGTAACACACGTCTCCGGAGCCACACAGAATAATATATCATTAAGTATGGATTATTAAGCGTACCTTACATATATTCAATTAGAGCACTTTGTAATCTCTCCAACTTCCTTCTCTTCCTTACAGTTCCATTCCTTACAGTGTCTTTCCTTGAGTCTAGATTTAATCATCTTAAATTCTTTTTATGAATAGAACTATTCTATTGTTCTGTCTTCTATTAACTATTAGTATAGCATATGGCCAGGCCCAGAAAGGGTCGGTCTCCTATCAAAAAAGACAGCAGACAGCGGCTGTAATCGAATTACCCTATACGCCCAATATTGTAATGGCAGCACTCAACGACTATCTCTCCAAAAAAGGCCGGTCAAAGAGCACAGACTTAAAGGGCTTTACTACTTACAGAAACACTACGCCTGTGGCGAACGACAGTACAAATGCAGATCTATACTTCAAAGTAGAACGCAAAAGCAGGCAGGACAAAGAAACCACTATTGTATCCTTATTGCTAACCATGCCTTCAGATGAAACTACTAATCCAACTAATCAACACTATCTGAACATGGATGAAGCTAAGGTTTACTTAAATGAGCTAACACCAGCTATTGAAGCCTATAATCTCGAATTGCAGATAAAGGATCAAAACGGAGCAGTAACCGCCGCCGAGGATAGATACAAAAACTTAACAAATGAAGGCTCCAACCTTGAAAAAAGAAAGGAAGAGCTGGATAAGAAGATCCATAATAACAAAATGGAACAGCAGGCACAGCTTAACGAAATAGAACTGCAAAAACAAAAGCTAGCAACCAAGGTTAGTGAAAGAAAAGCTTAAACGATATTACTATAACATGCCCTTTGCTTTCAAATACAAGGACAACAAATAAAACGATATGACAAATATAACAACGCTTCTCGCCAAGGATAATTACATGACCACATTCGTAAAAGGGGTAAAGATGACAGGATTAGAAGACACTTTAAATACCGATGGCCCATTTACAGTATTCGTTCCCACCAACCTATCTTTTGGAAAGCTTGATCGTGGTGTAATTAAGGAGTGGGAAGAAGGCAATCATACACCCGAGTTAAGAGCCATTTTAAACCATCACATTATAGCAGGACGTATTAACATTACTGATTTAACCGATGGAGCCATCATCGAAACAATTGATGGGCAAAGGCTGGCCGTTACCGTTATTGGTAAAACCGTAATGATCAATAATGCAGTAGTGCTAGGACATGACCTGGAGGCATCCAATGGTGTTATTCATTCCATTGACAGGGTGATTGTAAGTAATTGATTGAGTCCGCTAACCATTTACAGAAGTTTTGCAAATAGACCTTTTATGAATACGGGGTCAAACTTTACTCACATTATCATGTTTGTTCCTTTTCCAAGATCAGGCAATGCTGTCACCAATAAAAGGGTTGTTTTCCACGTTCAACAAGGAATCACTATTTCATCGCCACACCTATTATAAGCCATGAAGAAAAGATACTGACCAACCTACTCCAAGAATTGATTTAAAACTCATTAATCAAGCATTTACTTCCAGCATGGGTAGTAATGAATAAAATACAGATGTATTAACAGGTATTGTACAGACATTAAAGGAAAAACTATACACTTCAAACCTGTTGCAAGAACGTAAAAAAAAGTTTCTGCCTCCTGTAAGATCCTTTCCGCAACTTCTTTAACCCATTTAACTTCGCCCTATTAAATCAATAATCTGTTGCCGGGCTTTTTTAGCTTCAGGAAAACGCAAAAGCATCCAGGCATGAAACATATCGGCATATTCAAAATAAGTAAGGTCAACTCCTTTTGAATCAGCCAGGGATTTTAATTTTCTGGCATCTGCTACCAGTATTTCTTTTGAACCAGCAAACACAGTCATTTTCCCAAGATGCTCTATGTCGCCATTAATTGGACTCAGTAAATAATGATCCGGATTGGTATCTCCGGCATATAATTTACCGGCTTGTTGCAGGCTTTCTTTTTCCAAAAAAGGATCCACGGGGTCTAAATCGTTTATATCTGGATTTGAAAGCGTTATGTCAAGCCAGGGAGAGAGTAAAATAATTTGACTAGCCTGAGGTATAT
This genomic interval from Flavisolibacter tropicus contains the following:
- a CDS encoding RNA recognition motif domain-containing protein; this translates as MNLYVSNLSLNTTDEALKSAFSSYGQVESAKVILDRFTGKSRGFGFVEMPDKQEAGNAITELNNGIVDGSAISVVEARPREERPERSNNFRDDSSSYNKSRW
- a CDS encoding sigma-70 family RNA polymerase sigma factor, which encodes MRQLKISQSITNREARSFERYLQEIGKLELISLDEEVRLASLIQQGDQQAVDALIKANLRFVVSVAKQYQHMGFSLPDLVHEGNVGLIRAARQFDVTRGFKFISYAVWWVRQSILQSIIEHARMIRLPSNRALQQNRIQKVSLSLYQTLEREPSSAEIAEEMQIDIAEVSVALNGSSRHISLDAPLSEAEETCLADTIANEDTENIEKELFQVESLRIEVMRVLQVLTVRQREVICDYYGIGLLEAMSLDEIGEKFCLSGERVRQIKESAIVKLRTSQKHDLLRSYLCS
- a CDS encoding fasciclin domain-containing protein is translated as MTNITTLLAKDNYMTTFVKGVKMTGLEDTLNTDGPFTVFVPTNLSFGKLDRGVIKEWEEGNHTPELRAILNHHIIAGRINITDLTDGAIIETIDGQRLAVTVIGKTVMINNAVVLGHDLEASNGVIHSIDRVIVSN
- a CDS encoding RNA recognition motif domain-containing protein, with the translated sequence MNIYVYNIPIHLSNKELESLFSSYGEVLSVEIEKNKETSLSLCIAYVHMPIETQAQRAIVALNGMELYGRKIIVQQEGGSNYLQTFT
- a CDS encoding AI-2E family transporter, producing the protein MEIRQFPFYFKSTIILFGIILLVYAMASLRGILVPFSFALIIAILLNPLANYFQRKGIGKIFAIIFSMLIAFLVFGGIMYFISSQIIGFSEKLPILKNKLFELLVHFQAWVQTTFGISLARQVQLVNEAFSSSNGLVGQTLGSALTTLLLVFILPVYVFLLLYYKTLILNFIYESFAEKNSGQVADILRQTKSAIQSYMVGLLIEALIVATLNSTALLILGVEYAILLGLLGALLNMLPYIGGIIAIALPVLMATVTKEGYSTQLGIIIAYVAIQFVDNNFLVPKIVSSKVQINALVSILIVLLGGALWGIAGMFLSIPFIAIVKIICDRVEGLRPFGKLLGDEVPTKYGGLLSGRRNTKASLSEEIVKNTK